The genome window CTGCGTCTTCCCGGCCACATGGGCTGCGACCGCGTTACGGTTCGCAACCTCAAGCTGGTGCGCGTGGACGAGGAGAACAATCTTCTGTTGGTCAAGGGTGCCGTTCCCGGTGGCAAGGGCGCTCTCGTTCAGATCCGCATGGCTTAGAGGAGGGCAGATCAATGGCACAAATCAAGATCACTGACTCCGCTGGCAAGTCTGCGGGCACGATCGAGGTCTCCGATGGCATCTTCGCCATCGAGCCCAACGGCGCATGCATCCATCAGGTTGTTCGCAGCCAGATGGCAGCTCGTCGCCAGGGTACGCACGACACCAAGACGCGTGGTCAGGTTTCCGGCGGTGGCCGCAAGCCGTTCCGCCAGAAGGGCACCGGCCGTGCTCGCCAGGGCACGACGCGCGCCGCTCAGTTCCGTCATGGTGGCGTTGTCTTCGGTCCGCATCCCCGTTCCTATGCCTTCCGTGTGAACAACAAGGTCGTCAAGCTCGCCATGGCCTCCGTGCTTTCCGGCAAGCTCGCGGCAGACGAGCTCTTTGTCGTCGACGGCTTCAACTTCGACAAGCCCTCGACCAAGGCTGCTGCCAAGGCCCTCGAGGCCCTCGGTTGCAAGGGTCGCGTCACCGTCGTCGTCAACGATGAGGATGTCAACTCGTTCCTTTCCTTCCGTAACCTCGAGAAGGTTCGCGTCATCGGCGCTTCCGAGTCCAACACCTACGACCTGCTCGACAACGGGTCTCTGGTTATGACCAAGGACGCCGTCGAGTATGTTCAGGAGGTG of Coriobacteriia bacterium contains these proteins:
- a CDS encoding 50S ribosomal protein L4; amino-acid sequence: MAQIKITDSAGKSAGTIEVSDGIFAIEPNGACIHQVVRSQMAARRQGTHDTKTRGQVSGGGRKPFRQKGTGRARQGTTRAAQFRHGGVVFGPHPRSYAFRVNNKVVKLAMASVLSGKLAADELFVVDGFNFDKPSTKAAAKALEALGCKGRVTVVVNDEDVNSFLSFRNLEKVRVIGASESNTYDLLDNGSLVMTKDAVEYVQEVLS